ctctggaggcTTGACAAGCTGGgtcgcagcgacaccatcagctggcttgagtcgagctgagacgggccggtttaGACTGGTAACATTTTTCCCTGCAACGTTCTAAAACGGTTGTCTCGCtggaatctttggtctgaacggGGCTTAAGAGTTGAAAGGAAAGCTAAAGGACTACAGCAAACTAAAGGACTGACAGAATGTCAAATCAGGACGAAAAAGGCCTGGTACACATTATGTAAATGGTTAGGACTGCATGCTTTGGACTAAACCTCACCATGGAGTCCCCTCCCAAGAAGTCAGGAATGATTTCTTTGTCAATATAGTCCACCAATCCTCCTGGATCCTGGTAGTCGTTTCCAGCGTAAACAAGGAACTTCTTCCGGGTATTCTCATCAATCAGGGGGCTGACCTGGAAACAAGATACCACGAGTCAGAGAACAATGGAGCAACAGCAGGTTATGAACTGTAAAATTCAGTCCATTAATATTCGAATGATCTGTGTTTAAGAAATAAACAGGTTATCAACCAGCCAACCTGTTGTTGCTGAGCATCTGTATTTGTACTTTATATtgattttataattatttatatatttcatcatAATCTTATACTATCTAACCATTTTGAATCTAATTTTCAATACATATATTTGTATCTTTCACATCCCCAGGTAGCAATGGTTACAGCCCATACTTCTGCTTATGTAATGTCATAAcgttatgtttttattattgtttggaTTTATTTTCTTATATTTGTGTGTAACTACTTATCTTTATTTCTTTGCTGAATGCTGTTATTACAAAATATACCACTGCATAATATTGCTGTACTGTAGCAATGATCAAATTTCCCCAATGAGGATCTGCATATTGCATGCTTGCAATTATCTTCCACTCCATTTCTTATTTGTTCATCATAGGCTCATATTCGCAATGTTGCACGCAGCAAGATGCAATCTCTGCCTGTGTACTGTCCAACTTCATACCTTCTTCCACAATCAGACGATGAATTAAAAACCACATTAAGTTCAGACATGTATTCTCACCAGGGTCCAGAGCACTGGGAAAACTCTGGGCGCCCTCAGTATGAGCAGGCGACCCAGAGTCTCAGGGTAGTTGGCCTCCACCACCTCGATGATTCTCAGCAGAGCCTTAACACCTGGCCTCCACAGGTGACGCATGTTAAGACCCTCCAGATCCACCAGGCAAGTCCAGCAGCTGACCGACACATTAACAAAAGACATTACACGACTATATATGTAAGCATGTGTACACCTgactagctgttagccaatgaGACACTGACAGAAAATGGATGGATAAAATGGAGGCACCTAATGGGTCGACCGAAGACTCTGGTGTTTTCTTCACAACGCCTCAGTCCCTCCTCGTTGATGGACAGGACCTGGGTAATATTAAAGTTGTAGCATTAATGTGACTTGACAATCTTTTAAAGGCCCCGTATCTTGCTCATTTGCatgttcatatttgtattttgggtttctactagaacatgtttacatgctttgtttttctcttaCTGTCTGTCCGAAAATAcatgtattcaccctctgtctgaaacgctccgttttagtgCCCGTCTCTTTAAGCTCTCCTCCTAAAAAAGCCCAGGCTGCTCCGATTGGTTAGCGTTTCGGGGTCTTCCGCATCTGCGCTCTCTGGGtctctgcaccatcattgcagccgggaAATGACAGTAAAGGCACTATAGTGGCaatttctacctatatataatatagttgtgacatcacaaccgtatgAAGTCTTGACAGCTCATTTAAAAGGCaccgtttctgaatacgggctgtgtacATTTCTCTGCGGACTGAGTATtgtgatactttcacagtatttacatAGCACCTAGACCTGCTTTGTAATGAGAAAAGACACCTCTCACCTGTCTCAGAAGCGCTTCCATTCCCAACGCTCGCACCAAGCCCTTAGTGTCCATTTGCCCCAGGCGCAAGATATACAGAGGACGGCCGTCTaaaccacaaacacacgcacacagacaaatTGTACAACAAGTAAAATCAATAGGCAGAATGAGTCACATCCTTTTGTGGTAATGTGTTTTACAACACTAATGACCCCCCTGTTCTCGTATGTAAAGCTGGTATTAACCATTTCAACAGGTATTCATTTAGCGTGTGAACAACACAAGGGCACTTCCTGTGTTCATGTCCTACCGCTCTAACCTGGTGGATCAGCTGAGCTGTTAAAAGAAATgactcattttaaaacatgGGAGCCACGCCAGATGGTGCTCAGACTTTCCAATCAATAATTAACAGGCCATTTCAACCAATGGGGACTTTTTAAATACAGAAGACTAAatccctctctttttcctcattgcataattgtctaattgtcaatttgttttttacataatcaccgtttctttgtttaaccgcaattaatggCTAAAATcagctaaggtcttaaggcaTACGACTGGTAATTATTGATTTTGTTTatatatgccaaattgtaattatataagtgatcaTTTGTCGCACtatacatttttatgatttcaattgttagttgttggcacttgaccctacacacgttcatagcaacaaaaatgacaagggggatacagttagaaaacaatgttttatgataaagaGCCATTGTTTACTTTGtggtgtgtgcgtttgtgttacTACATCATCTGGGTCACAGAACTGTGATGTAACCAAAAGATCATTTGtttgtaaataaatatttttaaatttgactgaaagagacaattatacagtactgttaatcgcaattatttctgagacaattaattgtacagcaaaatttggaatttgTCTGTCACCCTTGACAAACCACTGAACAACAGTAGGCAAAATAAAGTGAAAATGACATGAAGTTAAGGTAAAATTGCCAGGTAGACAGTTTCATCATTATCACAGTACCTCTGTCGTGGTGGTGCCAGCCACCGGTGTAATAGTCCAGAATCAGCTGCGGCCGCTCCCACGTGTCTAACAGGAAATCGACCTTATGTTGCTTCCTCCAGGTAAGTGACTGGCACAAAAACTCCCTGGCCTTGTCCATGTTGAAATCTCTGGCCCTCAGGAAGCGTAGCACATGCTGATCCTTTGGAATCTGTACAACAACACGCAGGGGTCAAAACTATCATGCAAAGCTCCaagttaataataaaaaaaatgcaaagacaTTTCTTAACCTTTTAGCCAATGGATGatttatattttctattttctaatCTACAGTACATGCAAGTGTGGAAGGAAGAGCTGAGCAGAAGTCTAGAGTGGGAGGTCCAAAAATAAGCATTTGTTTTACAGAATTTTACAAACAGCTCtgcagtcaaacaaacaatcTGCGTTTGTGTTTAAGTGACCTTGCCCTTGTGGGTTTCCTGGAGCCACTGGCGCAGTCGGATAAGACAGCTCTCCTGCAGAGGCGTTAAATCACCTAGGTAACGTCTGATGTAGTCAGCATCCAACTTGtctacaggccaaaacacatgtaCAGTGTAAAGTTAGCACATATTGCATGCAAGAATCTAGGTAGGTGTACACTACAGTgtattttcatcatgaggaaaaataatgaaaaagggTTGGGTTTCAAAATGTGGCACTATTTGTATATAAAATGATTCCAAAGAGGGGTTGTGGTCAGATTGAAAGCTTGGGGACATGAATATATATTCAGCTTTTAAAatactatatacagtatcttacaaaagtgagtacacccctcacattttagtaaatatttcattatgtcttttaatgggacaacactgaagaaatagAGACCTATTACACCTAAACTAGAGATTGGCagggggtactttccataaaatcatctctcaatgcaaatcaaaccagctattaggctaactgacataaaaccatgccaatctgtaagtatggtgaagggtatgtgatgatgtggggctattttaattccaaaggccaagggaactttatcaggatgcatagtatcctggatccatgaaataactggcctttaaaaataaaaatctgcctgcctctatgggaatttaacataggggtgtactcacttttgttgccagcggtttagacattaatggctgtgtgttgagttattttgaggggacagcacatttacactgttatacaagctgtacacttaatactttacattgtagcaaagtttaatttcttcagtgttgtcccattaaaagatatgaaatatttactaaaatgtgaggggtgtactcacttttgtgagatactgtatatagtaccattaaatcaataattatttacaGACATGAAGTTATTTCGCCCTCTGTAAATACCTCAGTCCTTTCGGTGAAGGTATGTCCTTTAAATAAGTCAATATAAAAAGGAATAGTATGAATTATACTATCTTTTAACTTTCTCACTGCACTTTCGGTGTTGTGTGCTGGCTGCTACTCCATACTTAATTGTGACTAGTGAGTAAACACTGACCGTCGGGAGAGCCAGCCACTAGATCTGTGGGACCGGCCGGTTCTTTAATGTCTAGTCCAGTCTTAGCACTGTTCACTGGGATGGCTCTGCCAGTGCAGCGGGGCAGCAGCTGGAGCCTGGCAGCAGCAGTGCCAGAGACAACAGGGGGGCTCCAACGAGGTATGTAAGTTACTCCTTCTTCCTCCAGCTCTCTGAGGTAGTACTCAATCATCTCTTTACCCTACAACACAGAAAAGGAGACAAGACTAATGTGACACTACGGTAAATACATGCAAAACGAGAACAGACCGACTCAACAGATCGCAGAACACAAGTACTGGGGAGGCGAATGCAATTTAACTTTCCATAATTTTAGGGAGATTTTCCCAAATGcaagtacattttaaagatGCAAACCTTTTTAATGCTGCTAGCATACTGTTTCATGGCTATCTTCTCTGCTGTGCTCTCAAAGCCAAAAAAGGACTTAATATCCAGACTAGCGGTCTGTTCAAAGCACGTCCAGTCCTCATTCTCCGGATGAACCTGTGGCAGAGGATCAAAATGGGTGATGCATACTGAAACTTCAACTCGGTCTGTTGCAGTACTTACTTCACTTGTATGTCACAACAAAGCAGTGATACAACACAAAATCATGAATCAAAAGATATGTCACAGATGAAGTGACTGTACATAAGTAATCACATGCAGCAGAAACGATATTGCTGGTGGAGGTTATGTTGTGTGAAGTTTCAGAAGGGTAGGTGTTATTGGAGCGAGTCCCACTACATTGACtctaaggccggctacacactggatgcgtggcgtgagcgtgtccgtttttatttcggctcccatgttaataggttagagcttgcacactgcctgcgtgacatgcACGTCTCTGGAGCGGCTCAAGctgcgccgaaaacgcgtgcatgctagaaataggaccggcGCTTATTtgtcacgcgacacgcaagcgtgttggaagcgtttccaggcaaaatagaatacgaaaagatgtttatatgtcattttgacacgaatacatttaataaatgacattttgatgtttgaaagtctctaggttttgacattaATGCAGATTTAAATGtaatcaaaaaagaaaaatttgattttcaaatattgcacctgtcaatacagaacaaaatattctgtagcctattttgtcGTCAATACTGCCAACGtcgtctttgctgtaatcaaatcagtatatatttatgtttaacatgaagtatgctactgcttgagtgcagtttatcaatgggaaataTACATGTGAaaagacaaggctagcagcagcagtggtgcgtcagacacgtttctggtgtgcaaagacagaaaaatccacgcagacgccacgcaacagaaacgccacccatccagtgtgtagccggcgtAAAGACTCAACACCCGTTGACAAAAGTCTCTAGCATATTTGGCACACTATCAGCGGATCATTTAGATTATTATTTCATGCGCTGAATAGAATAGCCATGCACACGTAGCAGTTGGGATCTTGTCTATGACAGTGACTTATTTTTGCACCAAtcaagtacttttttttttttttttttattaaaacaagtccaaaacaacaaaaaaataaaactcacaGTGTAGTTGCAGCACTCATGGACAATGACCCTGTTGGAAAAGGTCTCATTGCGGACCTCAATGCGGAGTGTCCTGTCTCTGCGATTCAGAGTGTTCTTTTGGCTAAAGTACAAGTAGTCTACACCAGCAATCTGCATGcagaaaaaatttaaaaattaaaataaaagatcTGATGTttacacaaaaatacattttaacaagTCGATCAAAACAATCTTTCAAATTCATGCAATCTCAATTCAatgttatttatagtgtcaaatctcaacaggagttatctcaggacactttacagatagagtaggtctagactaggcatgggccggtatacgattctgacggtatgataaccttcaggaAAAATATCAGTTTCACGgaattgcaattacagctttaaaatgtataatttttttatctgggtaaaaaaaaaaaaaaaaaaacattttttctctATTGAACAcaatctattttatttttaaacatactgcACACTGGCAGAGAGACAGATTACTAAACTGCAGTTTCTCTCCTTGACCACTcaaaaaaacagctcataccttaggaacggtatgagggaaaatgttttgaaaaggTTTTGAAaccttgactttttcaaaccgcggtataccttgaaaccggtaaccggcccatgcctagtctagaccacattctataattcacaaagacccaacaatttcccatgAGAAAgtatttggtgcgacagtggcgaggaaaaacttcctttttacaggcagaaacctcggacagaccatGGCTCTAGGTGAGCGGCCGTCTGCCGCTGCGACACAGATACACTGATACAGATTTACAAGAATATGGTTCATagtaattatagcagttggcatGATGTGCCGTGGCACTTATAGGAACAATACAAGCTAATGCAACATTGCCATAAAACACGCGTAGGTACCCGTTTAAGAAGACGTGGGGCCTCAATGTCAATCACACAGCGCCTCTCAGTTACCAGTGTGGATCCATCTTTGCTCTCGGTCTCGCTGATGATCTCACTGTCCACAAACACTGGGATCAGGTGGGACTTTGGGAACCTCCTCACATAGGcctgagagggagggaggaaatcACATATGAAAGAAAAGTATTATCTAGTATCAGATTATCTACTATTGATGTTATATTGTTGTACTTTTATTTGCACTGGTCTGGTGTGCCTGGCTCTGTACATTATGTTCCCAGTGAGGGTTTTTGCTTTTGTCCTGCTCACTGTGAGATAGCTCTGCGATTGGGCAGGAAAGCTGCTTTAAATTAACCCATAACAAAAAGGCCACTTTGCCAGAAGAATAAACCATGCGGTTGCTGACTCAGGACTAAAGTATGCGATTTACACCACATGATTTCTGTCTGGTTAGGAAGTGTTtaataaacaaatttaaaaaaagctagtGGCTTtaacagtttatataaatacaAACTGCTGCTGTGGCAGCTTTTACAAGTGATAATTTGCGTTTTAATACCCACGGCACCCTGCATGACCATCTGTCCAAGCCAATGTCACCTAGGCTCACCTGTCAATATTGACTGAGCAGCTGTTTCAGGTAGTAGTTTCAACTAGTAGcagtgtcatttttttctgctgATAATATACTGACAAGTATCCAAAAGCAGGGAAGAAACTCGACCATCACAGTATAGACAGCTGCCCGTTTTATGTTTAGAgtaacaatattaaattaaagctgcaagcagcgatgaacgggcTCTCGCCCCTTGCcccggggttactggcggacgccgctccttgcggcTGTGCATTtagcgcggcactcagacactgcaaatcgtcaccaatgaaaagggaagtctctgctgagttcaatgatacctcacacaatagtgtacaagaaatgggtcattagttattaaagggggcgtggcttaatcATTTGGGGGAGGACAAACcgtcaccaattaaaaaggaactctttgctgagttcaatgacacttCTCACAAGAGTCTACCTTAAAAGATGGCCGTTTTCCTGTCAGGTGGAAAGATTTCAAAAAAATCCTCCATGGACTTCAAGATGAGACCTATGTTACCTCAAAATTTGCTCATTTTTTTCAGAATTCCGAAGCtcgttagggggcgctatggagccccctgGCAACGCTCAAGCCCAATCACTGCagaactttgtagtttttgccATGTCTGACATGTGTGCAAATTTTTCTGAGTTTTCCAGCATgctaagcccctcaaaaatgcgAGTGACGTCgtggaataataataatccttacaaaaacaataggtcCTCACTGCTCGGGCCTTAAtaatccttacaaaaacaatatgGTCCTTGCAGTTTCACTGCTCGGGCCCTAACTAGATTAACAAATAAAAGACAATTTTACTTCCTCTCCAAATTCACACTAAAGCGCTGGTCTTTCAGcaacacacacccacgcacacacatgcatcctGCTTGTATTGTGCTGCACAGCATTTGAGATATTTAATCAAGATGACATTATCCACTAAGCAAATTAATGGGAAAGTTTGCCTTGGTGTTATGTAACAACATGTTTCACTGATTGCAGACAAATTTAAATCTTTATCCGACTTATTCTTCTAAGAGCTataagcataaaataaaaataatgggaGCACAACTATCAatggaaaacaacattttcCACAATCATATTGCACATGTGTGTTGAGCAAGAAAAAGGCTTATTTCTTTAAGGGATACTGATTAAATGCAATTCTACAGGTGTAAACCACACAGAGGTAACTTAGTATATGTATTGCAtacaaactagggctgcacaattaacctcaattttatcgaaattgcaatatggactataatgcaatatccaaatcgcaggggggggggcgcaatatttcttaaaaggcaaaatatgtgtcaaaccattctgaattaagtattgtggctTTTAATTAACTGTGCCTacaaatcaaaataataatagtataaAAATacgaaaatgatcattccctccaatatcgtgaatcatatggcaatcgcaatatcagtcaaaaataatcgcaattagatattttccttatatcgtgcagccctaatacaaACCCAGGAAAGTGAAAGGGATGACAATGATGTCACTGGTTCAACATTCAGTAGTATCCAGGACACTGATTGTTAGCTGAGTAATATCAGCCAGGGAACTAATGA
This window of the Sander lucioperca isolate FBNREF2018 chromosome 21, SLUC_FBN_1.2, whole genome shotgun sequence genome carries:
- the LOC116065404 gene encoding SEC14-like protein 1, translated to MVQEYQSPVRVYKHPFELIMAAYVRRFPKSHLIPVFVDSEIISETESKDGSTLVTERRCVIDIEAPRLLKRIAGVDYLYFSQKNTLNRRDRTLRIEVRNETFSNRVIVHECCNYTVHPENEDWTCFEQTASLDIKSFFGFESTAEKIAMKQYASSIKKGKEMIEYYLRELEEEGVTYIPRWSPPVVSGTAAARLQLLPRCTGRAIPVNSAKTGLDIKEPAGPTDLVAGSPDDKLDADYIRRYLGDLTPLQESCLIRLRQWLQETHKGKIPKDQHVLRFLRARDFNMDKAREFLCQSLTWRKQHKVDFLLDTWERPQLILDYYTGGWHHHDRDGRPLYILRLGQMDTKGLVRALGMEALLRQVLSINEEGLRRCEENTRVFGRPISCWTCLVDLEGLNMRHLWRPGVKALLRIIEVVEANYPETLGRLLILRAPRVFPVLWTLVSPLIDENTRKKFLVYAGNDYQDPGGLVDYIDKEIIPDFLGGDSMGDIPEGGTVPKSLYRTAEELESEENRLLTDSIYKSASIFKGAPYEMLIEITEASSVITWDFDVSKGDVIFNIYHSKRAPQPPKKDTLGAHGLTSPGAVNAQLIERSWVLGQDYSIVEKALTCREGESVQGSHITRWPGFYILQWRFHSSPACSATSLPRVDDVLASLQVSSHKCKIMYYTEVLGSHDFRGSMTSLESSHSGFSQLSAATTSSSQSHASSTVSR